The following coding sequences are from one Virgibacillus necropolis window:
- the tkt gene encoding transketolase, giving the protein MKTLTQENVAELSIATIRTLSIDSVEHAKHGHLGMPLGSAPMAYKLFKDVMKHNPKNPKWYDRDRFILTSGHGSILLYTLLHLSGYNVSIEDLKEFRQLGSITPGHPEVDVTPGVEATTGPLGQGISTTVGFAIAERNLAHTYNKEDISIVDHYTYTICGDGDLMEGVAQEAMSLAGHLGLGKLIVLYDSNDVCSDGFVSDSNTEDVQKKYEAMGWQTLYVEDGNDISAVQQAIDSAKTETNKPSLIEVKNIIGFGSPNFGGTAAIHSNPVGDDESKLIKQAYKWLHEEKFFIPEEVKEDFAEIVSKGSEVEKDWNNRFKDYQGKYPELAKQFIDSMDNKVEIEDVKLEFTEDKMATRAASGKVLNSLAKQIPSLIGGSADLASSNKTTIDGNTFMTKGDYKGPNIHFGIREFSMASIVNGLALHGGVKGYSGTFLVFADYMKAAIRMSAIINRPVTYVFTHDSIMLGQDGPTHQPVEQLASLRATPNLNVIRPADANETKAAWSIAINSKGTPTAIILGRHDVPVLPHASVEGVKRGAYIISEGKDELSGIIIASGSEVELALKAQQLLEKDGVSINVVSMPSWELFNQQDMDYKNQVLPPVITNKLVVEMGSPIGWREYVGPKGEIWGIDDFGESGNGNALAEKLGFTSENIVHIYKTMLERNQ; this is encoded by the coding sequence ATGAAGACGTTAACACAGGAAAACGTAGCAGAATTATCCATTGCAACTATTAGAACATTATCAATTGATAGTGTTGAGCACGCGAAGCATGGGCATTTGGGAATGCCTCTTGGATCAGCACCGATGGCTTATAAGTTGTTTAAAGACGTTATGAAGCATAATCCGAAAAATCCTAAATGGTACGATAGAGATCGATTTATCTTGACATCTGGACATGGATCCATTCTCTTATATACACTTTTACACTTAAGTGGTTATAATGTTTCCATTGAAGACTTGAAGGAATTCAGACAGTTAGGAAGTATTACCCCAGGACACCCAGAGGTAGATGTTACCCCAGGAGTAGAAGCGACTACAGGACCATTAGGACAGGGAATATCTACAACAGTTGGGTTTGCTATTGCTGAGAGAAACTTAGCCCATACTTATAATAAAGAAGATATTTCTATTGTTGATCATTATACCTATACGATTTGCGGAGATGGAGACTTAATGGAAGGGGTTGCCCAGGAAGCGATGTCTCTAGCAGGTCATTTGGGTTTAGGCAAGTTAATCGTTCTATACGATTCCAATGATGTTTGTTCAGACGGTTTTGTCTCAGATTCAAATACCGAAGATGTACAAAAGAAATACGAAGCAATGGGATGGCAAACGTTATACGTTGAAGATGGCAATGATATTAGTGCCGTACAGCAGGCAATCGATTCAGCAAAAACAGAAACGAATAAACCTTCATTAATTGAAGTGAAAAATATTATCGGATTTGGGTCACCAAATTTTGGAGGAACAGCTGCTATTCACAGTAATCCAGTTGGTGACGATGAATCTAAACTAATTAAACAAGCTTATAAGTGGCTACATGAAGAGAAATTTTTTATACCTGAAGAAGTGAAAGAAGATTTTGCTGAAATAGTCTCTAAAGGCAGTGAGGTTGAAAAAGATTGGAATAACCGTTTTAAGGATTATCAGGGTAAATATCCAGAGCTTGCTAAACAGTTTATAGACAGTATGGATAATAAGGTGGAAATAGAAGATGTTAAACTAGAATTTACTGAAGACAAGATGGCAACAAGAGCTGCATCTGGTAAGGTACTGAATTCATTGGCTAAGCAAATTCCTTCTCTTATAGGCGGCTCGGCTGATTTAGCATCGTCTAATAAAACTACGATAGATGGAAATACGTTTATGACAAAAGGTGATTATAAGGGACCGAATATTCACTTTGGAATACGGGAATTCTCCATGGCCTCAATTGTAAACGGACTTGCATTGCATGGAGGAGTAAAAGGTTATTCAGGAACCTTTCTGGTATTTGCTGATTATATGAAAGCAGCTATTCGAATGTCAGCTATTATTAATAGACCAGTAACATATGTGTTTACACACGACAGTATTATGCTTGGGCAGGATGGGCCAACTCACCAACCTGTGGAACAACTTGCTTCATTAAGAGCTACGCCTAATCTTAATGTCATTAGGCCTGCGGACGCTAACGAAACTAAAGCCGCCTGGTCTATTGCAATAAATTCCAAGGGTACACCTACAGCTATTATATTAGGTAGACATGATGTTCCTGTATTACCACATGCATCTGTTGAAGGAGTTAAGCGGGGAGCTTATATTATATCAGAAGGAAAAGACGAACTATCTGGAATCATTATCGCTTCAGGATCCGAGGTTGAACTAGCGCTGAAAGCACAACAGCTATTGGAAAAAGACGGAGTTTCAATAAATGTGGTTAGTATGCCCAGCTGGGAGCTTTTTAATCAACAGGATATGGATTATAAGAATCAGGTCCTGCCTCCTGTGATTACCAATAAATTAGTAGTTGAAATGGGTTCTCCAATCGGATGGAGGGAATACGTTGGTCCTAAGGGAGAAATATGGGGTATAGATGACTTTGGGGAATCCGGCAACGGCAACGCATTGGCTGAAAAGCTCGGATTTACTTCGGAAAATATAGTTCATATATATAAAACAATGCTTGAAAGGAACCAATAA
- a CDS encoding ParB/RepB/Spo0J family partition protein, with the protein MGDQQKKIKLSQIGLETNFRKKEKDLSLELSINRHGLRVPLIVEEESKDHYILVDGYRRFYALEFLGEINAECSIEKLSSEEERIVKRLGIELHTRKRTAYQLERMINRLLETGKYDAKLIASLCNVTERTITKYIRGLDINPDWIRRGEQAGAGRHAFTDIHNLNLTEENKNYIANKYIDRQINKTTVDVLKKATREKAFEEIAEENIKKCIDQVIEKQSKDYETVKEVVNENSLQAGHTKSGHTFMHNLNLNLITRIEKVFKNRYYVNYLSDKQKDQLIKSLRNLILTLKPPIKWSSFPDKDQLRENPEDEFSDRLEH; encoded by the coding sequence ATGGGCGATCAACAAAAGAAGATTAAACTTTCACAAATAGGGTTAGAAACTAACTTTCGGAAAAAGGAAAAGGATTTGAGTCTAGAATTAAGCATTAATAGACATGGATTAAGAGTACCTTTAATTGTGGAGGAGGAAAGTAAAGATCATTATATTTTAGTAGATGGTTACCGGCGTTTTTATGCCCTTGAATTTCTGGGGGAGATAAATGCCGAATGTAGTATAGAAAAGCTATCTTCAGAAGAGGAAAGAATAGTTAAGAGATTAGGTATAGAACTGCACACCAGGAAGAGAACGGCATACCAGCTGGAAAGAATGATTAACCGATTATTAGAAACTGGTAAATATGATGCAAAATTAATTGCAAGTCTATGTAATGTAACAGAAAGGACTATAACTAAATATATACGTGGGTTGGATATTAATCCTGATTGGATTAGGAGAGGAGAACAAGCAGGTGCGGGAAGGCATGCATTTACTGATATTCATAATCTTAATTTAACCGAAGAAAACAAGAATTATATTGCTAATAAATATATTGATAGGCAGATCAATAAAACCACTGTTGATGTCTTAAAAAAAGCTACGAGAGAAAAAGCTTTTGAGGAGATAGCAGAAGAAAATATAAAAAAGTGTATTGATCAGGTAATTGAGAAGCAATCTAAAGACTATGAAACTGTGAAAGAAGTTGTCAATGAGAATAGTTTACAAGCTGGACACACTAAAAGCGGTCATACATTCATGCATAATTTAAATTTAAATTTGATAACGAGAATTGAAAAGGTATTTAAAAATAGATACTACGTGAACTATTTATCTGATAAGCAAAAAGATCAACTGATTAAATCGCTAAGAAACTTAATCCTAACATTAAAACCTCCAATAAAATGGTCTTCTTTTCCCGATAAAGATCAACTTCGTGAAAATCCTGAAGATGAATTCAGTGACAGGTTGGAACATTAA
- the tkt gene encoding transketolase: MSSISELSVNTIRTLTIDSVEKAQHGHPGMPMGAAPMAYALWKKVMNINPKNPNWFNRDRFILSAGHGSMLLYSLLHLSGYDLSMDELKHFRQWGSKTPGHPEYGITPGVEATTGPLGQGIPVSVGMALAERHLAEKYNRNDFPIVDHYTYTICGDGDLMEGVSSEAASFAGHLKLGRLIVLYDSNDVSLDGELSLSFSEDIEKRFESYNWQVLHVEDGNNIEEVERAIKEAKAEDSRPTIIEIKTTIGYGSPSLQGTSDAHSDPIGKEEIERTKKFYKWESKEDFYVPNGVYEDFHSIIENGKTKEDEWNELFNRYKEEHPTLANELFRIVKGELPEDWEGNLPSYKEGDTLATRVASSDTLNALAETIPELVGGSADLDSSTKTKLKKFADLNSENYAGRNIWFGVREFAMGAIANGLALHHLRPFVSTFFVFSDYLRPAIRLAALMQVPVTYVFTHDSVAVGQDGPTHQPIEQLASFRAMPGISVIRPADANETREAWKIAVQQTNKPTMLVLGRQGLPTIKNSDTLATQGVQRGAYVISKATENPSGILIASGSEVQLAIESQKLLANENIFVNVVSMPSWDLFEKQPQEYKEEILPEQIQTRLAIEMGSKVGWNEFVGSNGSVMSIDSFGASGPGEEVIKEFGFTAENVVNRFKELLN, from the coding sequence ATCTCATCTATATCCGAACTCTCAGTAAACACGATTCGTACACTTACCATTGATAGTGTAGAAAAGGCGCAACATGGGCATCCTGGCATGCCCATGGGAGCTGCCCCTATGGCTTACGCACTTTGGAAAAAAGTAATGAATATAAATCCAAAGAATCCAAATTGGTTTAATCGCGATAGATTTATTTTATCAGCAGGGCACGGCTCCATGTTATTGTATAGTTTATTACATCTCTCTGGATATGATTTATCGATGGATGAATTAAAGCACTTTAGACAATGGGGAAGTAAAACACCAGGACACCCAGAGTACGGAATTACACCAGGTGTAGAAGCTACCACTGGGCCACTGGGCCAAGGTATTCCTGTAAGTGTTGGAATGGCTTTAGCTGAAAGACACCTTGCTGAAAAATATAACAGAAATGATTTTCCTATTGTTGATCACTATACCTATACAATTTGTGGAGACGGGGATTTAATGGAAGGTGTGTCAAGTGAAGCTGCTTCTTTCGCTGGACACCTTAAACTAGGACGTTTAATCGTTTTATATGATTCAAATGATGTCAGTCTTGATGGAGAACTTAGTCTTTCATTTTCCGAGGATATTGAAAAACGATTTGAATCATACAATTGGCAAGTTCTACACGTTGAAGATGGAAATAATATAGAAGAAGTAGAAAGAGCGATTAAGGAAGCAAAGGCGGAGGATAGTCGCCCAACTATTATAGAGATAAAGACTACCATTGGATATGGTTCTCCCTCACTACAGGGTACAAGTGATGCACACAGTGATCCAATAGGAAAAGAAGAAATTGAACGAACAAAAAAATTCTATAAGTGGGAAAGTAAAGAAGACTTTTATGTACCAAATGGAGTTTATGAAGACTTTCACTCCATTATTGAAAACGGGAAAACAAAAGAAGATGAATGGAACGAATTATTTAATCGCTATAAAGAAGAACATCCCACATTAGCGAATGAGTTATTTAGAATTGTGAAAGGTGAACTTCCAGAAGATTGGGAAGGCAATTTACCTTCTTATAAAGAAGGAGATACCCTAGCCACTAGAGTTGCATCAAGTGATACGTTAAATGCATTGGCAGAGACTATTCCCGAATTAGTCGGTGGCTCAGCCGATCTAGACTCTTCTACAAAAACAAAACTAAAAAAGTTTGCTGATCTAAACAGTGAGAATTATGCTGGTAGGAATATATGGTTCGGAGTACGAGAATTTGCTATGGGTGCTATTGCAAATGGTTTAGCGCTTCATCATTTACGGCCATTTGTAAGTACATTCTTTGTTTTTTCAGATTATTTGCGTCCAGCGATTCGGTTAGCTGCACTTATGCAAGTACCAGTAACTTATGTCTTTACCCATGATAGCGTAGCTGTTGGTCAGGATGGCCCTACTCATCAACCAATAGAACAGTTAGCTTCATTTAGAGCAATGCCAGGGATTTCTGTCATACGACCAGCAGATGCAAATGAAACAAGGGAAGCATGGAAAATTGCTGTACAGCAAACCAATAAGCCGACGATGTTGGTATTGGGAAGACAAGGATTACCAACTATTAAGAATTCAGATACATTGGCGACGCAAGGTGTTCAACGAGGTGCTTATGTCATTTCCAAGGCTACAGAAAATCCTAGTGGAATACTTATTGCCTCAGGGTCTGAAGTCCAACTAGCAATAGAATCTCAAAAACTATTAGCAAATGAAAACATTTTTGTAAACGTCGTTAGTATGCCATCTTGGGATCTTTTTGAGAAACAACCACAAGAATACAAAGAAGAAATTTTACCAGAACAAATCCAAACAAGACTTGCAATTGAAATGGGTTCCAAGGTAGGTTGGAACGAGTTTGTCGGAAGCAACGGATCTGTAATGAGTATAGATAGTTTTGGGGCTTCAGGTCCTGGAGAAGAAGTCATTAAGGAGTTTGGCTTTACTGCTGAAAATGTAGTTAATCGATTTAAAGAATTATTAAATTAA
- a CDS encoding PTS ascorbate transporter subunit IIC — protein sequence MDGFVSLLVDILSVPAVLVAIIAFVGLLIQKKSASEITKGTTKTFLGFIVLSAGAAVVSGSLKPFGEMFQEAFGVQGVVPNNEAIISIAIEEFGTTAALIMFFGMIANILLARFSNLKYIFLTGHHTFYMACFLAIVLSVANFSGMVLIIVGSIALGIIMAIFPAMAQPTMRRITGNDNVGFGHFGTVGYVASAGIGKLFKGSRSTEDINFPKGLSFLRDSSVSISLTMTIIYILAALFAGQTFIENNISGGTNYIVFSIIQGVTFAAGVFIILSGVRLILAEIIPAFKGISEKLVPNSKPALDCPIVFPFAPNAVLIGFFSSFIAGVLGMFALFFTGGVVILPGVVPHFFLGATSGVFGNATGGVKGAIAGSFVNGLIITFLPVLFLPLLGDLGNASTTFSDTDFLVVGIVLGNVGKFLGQPGVIATIILVLIASIAIKSKLGKKSHSENDLEKIS from the coding sequence ATGGATGGCTTTGTTTCGTTATTAGTAGATATTTTAAGTGTACCAGCAGTATTAGTTGCGATCATTGCTTTTGTTGGTCTTCTTATCCAAAAGAAGTCTGCTAGTGAAATAACCAAAGGCACGACGAAAACGTTTCTTGGATTTATTGTATTAAGTGCAGGTGCAGCGGTTGTATCAGGATCACTTAAACCGTTCGGTGAAATGTTCCAAGAAGCATTTGGTGTTCAAGGAGTAGTTCCCAATAATGAAGCAATAATTTCTATTGCAATTGAAGAATTCGGAACCACAGCAGCGCTAATTATGTTTTTCGGCATGATAGCAAATATATTACTAGCTCGTTTTTCAAACCTTAAATATATATTCTTAACTGGTCACCATACCTTTTATATGGCCTGTTTTTTAGCAATAGTCTTAAGCGTTGCTAACTTTAGTGGAATGGTTTTAATTATTGTAGGATCAATTGCATTAGGTATTATTATGGCAATCTTTCCAGCTATGGCTCAACCAACAATGCGTCGAATTACAGGCAATGATAATGTAGGTTTTGGCCATTTTGGAACGGTTGGTTATGTAGCATCAGCAGGTATTGGAAAACTCTTTAAAGGATCAAGGTCTACAGAAGATATTAACTTTCCTAAAGGATTAAGTTTTCTAAGAGATAGTTCCGTTAGTATATCACTTACGATGACCATCATTTATATTCTAGCTGCTTTATTCGCAGGGCAAACTTTTATTGAAAATAACATTAGTGGCGGTACGAACTACATCGTCTTTTCTATTATACAAGGTGTGACATTCGCCGCTGGTGTATTCATCATTTTATCAGGTGTTCGATTAATCTTAGCGGAGATCATACCAGCATTTAAAGGAATATCAGAAAAGCTAGTTCCTAATTCCAAGCCGGCATTAGATTGTCCAATTGTCTTCCCATTTGCTCCTAATGCTGTTTTAATCGGCTTTTTCTCTAGCTTTATTGCAGGGGTCCTAGGAATGTTTGCCCTTTTCTTTACAGGAGGAGTCGTTATTCTACCAGGTGTAGTACCTCACTTCTTCTTAGGTGCAACGTCCGGAGTGTTTGGTAACGCGACTGGTGGAGTAAAGGGAGCTATTGCTGGTTCATTTGTAAATGGTCTAATCATCACATTCTTACCAGTGCTTTTCTTACCACTCCTAGGGGATTTAGGTAATGCTAGTACAACTTTCTCAGATACAGACTTTCTTGTAGTAGGTATTGTACTTGGTAACGTTGGTAAATTCTTAGGTCAACCAGGTGTTATTGCAACCATTATCCTTGTGTTGATAGCTTCCATAGCTATTAAAAGTAAGCTTGGTAAAAAGTCTCACAGTGAAAATGATCTTGAAAAAATATCTTAA
- a CDS encoding PTS sugar transporter subunit IIB: MRILAVCGSGLGSSFMIEMNIKDVLKELNVNDIEVNHADLGSSTSDMADLFVIGRDLAESASNLGELIVLDNILDKEELKSKISSNLKEKNIL; this comes from the coding sequence ATGAGAATTTTAGCCGTTTGTGGTTCAGGTCTTGGGAGTAGTTTTATGATTGAAATGAATATTAAGGACGTATTAAAAGAACTCAATGTAAACGACATTGAAGTTAATCACGCAGATTTAGGTTCATCGACATCAGATATGGCTGACCTGTTTGTAATTGGAAGAGACTTAGCTGAAAGTGCATCAAATCTAGGAGAGTTAATTGTCTTAGATAATATCTTAGATAAAGAGGAACTAAAATCAAAGATAAGTTCTAATCTAAAAGAAAAAAATATTCTATAG
- a CDS encoding PTS sugar transporter subunit IIA, which produces MINSVLERDMIQIASEVDSWEDAIKKAAEPLIKKNYINQHYVQAMIKSVKKLGPYIVIAPGIAIAHARPEEGVMKMGISLLKIDHCIPFSDNGHHVSLVFVLAALDSTSHLNILSKLAEVLSDDERMSQIKNASSVDQILQVV; this is translated from the coding sequence TTGATAAATAGTGTTTTAGAGAGAGATATGATCCAAATTGCTTCCGAAGTTGATTCTTGGGAAGATGCCATAAAAAAAGCTGCCGAACCACTTATTAAAAAAAATTATATAAATCAACATTACGTGCAAGCCATGATTAAGAGTGTTAAAAAGTTAGGTCCTTACATTGTTATTGCTCCTGGAATTGCCATTGCACATGCAAGACCGGAAGAAGGAGTTATGAAGATGGGGATAAGTTTATTAAAAATTGATCATTGTATCCCCTTTTCAGATAATGGCCATCATGTTTCGCTAGTGTTCGTTCTAGCGGCATTAGATAGTACATCTCACTTAAACATTTTATCGAAACTAGCAGAAGTGCTTTCAGATGACGAAAGAATGAGCCAAATTAAAAACGCTTCTTCAGTCGATCAGATTTTACAAGTTGTTTAG